The Mesorhizobium sp. M1D.F.Ca.ET.043.01.1.1 genome contains a region encoding:
- the dhaL gene encoding dihydroxyacetone kinase subunit DhaL, with the protein MAASDFSRLIAAAADTVATHADELTALDQAIGDGDHGLNMKRGFEAVRAETGAIAEKPLPDALKAVGTKLVMTVGGASGPLFGTLFMALGKELPAAPDRAALTAALGKAIEAVSARGKSQPGQKTMLDVLQPVYEALAQGKTASEIADAADDAADATVPMKALRGRASFLGERSIGHMDAGARSTALLVRAVAEAIEGS; encoded by the coding sequence ATGGCCGCATCCGACTTCTCACGATTGATCGCGGCGGCGGCGGACACGGTCGCGACGCACGCCGACGAGTTGACCGCGCTCGACCAGGCGATCGGCGACGGCGACCACGGGCTGAACATGAAGCGCGGCTTCGAGGCCGTGCGCGCCGAGACCGGGGCCATCGCCGAGAAGCCGCTGCCGGACGCGCTGAAGGCTGTAGGCACCAAGCTGGTGATGACGGTGGGCGGTGCTTCCGGTCCGCTGTTCGGCACGCTGTTCATGGCGCTTGGCAAGGAATTGCCCGCGGCACCCGACCGCGCCGCGCTGACGGCGGCGCTGGGCAAGGCGATCGAAGCGGTTTCAGCGCGCGGCAAATCGCAGCCGGGACAAAAAACCATGCTCGACGTGCTGCAGCCGGTGTATGAGGCGCTGGCGCAAGGCAAGACGGCCAGCGAAATCGCCGACGCCGCCGATGACGCGGCAGACGCAACCGTGCCGATGAAGGCCCTGCGCGGGCGCGCCTCCTTCCTGGGGGAGCGCTCGATCGGGCATATGGACGCCGGGGCGCGCTCGACCGCGCTCTTGGTGCGCGCAGTCGCTGAAGCGATCGAGGGTTCTTGA
- the dhaM gene encoding dihydroxyacetone kinase phosphoryl donor subunit DhaM encodes MSNVGIVIVSHSPLVAEGTADMVRQMVGDEVPLAWCGGNGHGGLGTSVEAIMGAIDKAWSEAGVAILVDLGGAETNSEMAVEMIGEPRAHRIVVCNAPIVEGAVMAATESSGGASLKEVVATAHELSPS; translated from the coding sequence ATGAGCAATGTCGGCATCGTCATCGTATCGCATTCGCCGCTGGTTGCCGAAGGCACGGCCGACATGGTGCGCCAGATGGTTGGCGACGAGGTGCCGCTTGCGTGGTGCGGCGGAAACGGCCATGGCGGGCTCGGCACCAGCGTCGAGGCGATAATGGGCGCGATCGACAAGGCCTGGTCGGAAGCGGGCGTCGCGATCCTCGTCGATCTCGGCGGCGCCGAGACCAACAGCGAGATGGCGGTCGAGATGATCGGCGAGCCGCGAGCACACAGAATTGTCGTCTGCAACGCGCCGATCGTCGAGGGCGCGGTGATGGCGGCGACGGAATCCTCCGGCGGCGCCTCGCTCAAGGAAGTGGTGGCGACCGCGCATGAATTGTCGCCGTCGTGA
- a CDS encoding HPr family phosphocarrier protein produces the protein MSASAEATVLITHEVGLHARPSVKFTKLAKSFAAEVEVAVAANGPWVDAKSIVKVMAAKAPKGTLLHIRARGDGASEAVGALVDLVQRDFDEDRDHARSA, from the coding sequence ATGTCCGCATCCGCCGAAGCTACGGTACTGATCACCCACGAGGTGGGCCTGCACGCGCGCCCTTCGGTGAAGTTCACCAAGCTCGCCAAGTCGTTCGCGGCCGAGGTGGAAGTGGCCGTCGCCGCCAACGGCCCCTGGGTCGACGCCAAGAGCATCGTCAAGGTGATGGCGGCCAAGGCGCCGAAGGGGACCTTGCTGCACATAAGGGCGCGAGGCGACGGCGCGAGCGAAGCGGTCGGCGCGCTGGTCGATCTGGTGCAGCGTGATTTCGACGAGGACAGGGACCATGCCCGGTCCGCTTGA
- the ptsP gene encoding phosphoenolpyruvate--protein phosphotransferase has translation MPAMRIEGIPASPGYAEGPLFDLDRPPAAYRSKANAAEEMTALQAAIGKAVSRLTLLVENTDGDAASILEFHIAMLEDDALSGPAFVSIGSGEPADVAWRAALDAEIAGYDASDQDYFRARAADLRDIRDQVLRSLSEDRDMAAPPGAILCGEDIAPTRFLETDWSSGGGIALKAGSSASHVAMLARSRGVPMVVGLGAFADKPAGNALLDAEHGRIVLSPSPAERDAFRQSSASFAARQGKARIFLARPAATKTGTPVRVQVNIAYPSDVDGIDIATCDGVGLMRTEFLFGRTLPDEETQYLAYRKVLEWAGEKPVTIRTVDAGGDKPVPGFTVEETNPFLGLRGIRLSLARRDVFRVQIRALLRAAVHGNLKVMFPMIATAEEYAQAAALFAEEQTALAARGMAHEIPPLGIMVEVPSVAIAPEAFANVAFFSIGSNDLTQYVMAAARDNTAVASLNSVRHPAVLRLIAAVAAYGREKDIPVSLCGDAGGDPAAIPALLEAGLRDLSVAPAQLAMAKAAIADVSV, from the coding sequence ATGCCGGCCATGCGGATTGAAGGCATTCCCGCCTCTCCAGGCTATGCCGAAGGGCCGCTGTTCGACCTCGACCGGCCGCCGGCCGCCTACAGAAGCAAGGCGAACGCGGCGGAGGAAATGACAGCGCTGCAGGCGGCTATCGGCAAGGCGGTAAGCCGACTAACGTTACTGGTCGAAAACACCGACGGCGACGCCGCCAGCATACTCGAATTTCATATCGCGATGCTGGAGGACGACGCACTGAGCGGTCCGGCCTTCGTGTCGATCGGCTCCGGGGAGCCCGCCGACGTCGCCTGGCGGGCAGCGCTCGATGCCGAGATCGCCGGCTACGATGCATCTGACCAGGACTATTTCCGCGCGCGCGCCGCCGACCTGCGCGACATCCGCGATCAGGTACTGCGGTCGCTGAGCGAGGACAGAGACATGGCGGCACCCCCCGGCGCCATCCTCTGTGGCGAGGACATCGCGCCGACGCGCTTCCTCGAAACCGACTGGAGCAGCGGCGGCGGCATTGCGCTGAAGGCCGGCAGCTCGGCCAGCCATGTCGCCATGCTGGCGCGCTCGCGCGGCGTGCCGATGGTGGTGGGGCTTGGCGCGTTCGCGGATAAACCGGCAGGGAACGCGCTGCTCGACGCCGAGCACGGCCGCATCGTGCTCTCGCCCTCGCCTGCGGAACGCGACGCATTCCGGCAGTCGTCCGCCTCCTTCGCGGCACGGCAGGGCAAGGCGCGGATTTTTCTCGCCCGGCCCGCCGCAACCAAGACCGGAACGCCCGTGCGGGTGCAAGTGAACATCGCCTACCCTTCCGATGTCGACGGCATCGATATCGCCACCTGTGACGGCGTCGGCCTGATGCGGACGGAATTCCTGTTCGGCAGGACGCTGCCGGACGAGGAGACGCAGTATCTTGCCTATCGCAAGGTGCTGGAATGGGCCGGAGAAAAGCCGGTGACCATTCGCACCGTCGATGCCGGCGGCGACAAGCCGGTTCCGGGTTTCACCGTCGAGGAGACCAACCCGTTTCTCGGCCTGCGCGGCATCAGGCTGTCGCTGGCGCGGCGCGACGTTTTCCGGGTGCAGATCCGGGCATTGCTGCGCGCCGCCGTACACGGCAATCTGAAGGTGATGTTTCCGATGATCGCCACCGCCGAAGAGTACGCCCAAGCCGCGGCGCTGTTCGCCGAAGAGCAGACGGCGCTTGCCGCGCGCGGCATGGCGCACGAAATACCGCCGCTCGGCATCATGGTCGAGGTGCCATCGGTAGCGATCGCGCCGGAAGCCTTCGCCAACGTCGCCTTCTTCTCGATCGGCTCCAACGATCTGACGCAATATGTGATGGCGGCCGCGCGCGACAACACGGCCGTCGCGTCTCTCAATTCAGTCCGCCATCCCGCCGTGCTGCGGCTGATCGCTGCGGTCGCGGCATACGGGCGGGAGAAAGACATTCCGGTCAGCCTCTGCGGCGATGCCGGCGGCGATCCGGCCGCCATCCCGGCGCTGCTCGAGGCCGGCCTGCGCGATCTTTCGGTGGCTCCGGCCCAGCTTGCGATGGCCAAGGCGGCCATCGCGGATGTTTCGGTGTAA
- the dhaK gene encoding dihydroxyacetone kinase subunit DhaK gives MKKFINAVDTVLTESLDGFVAAHSDILTLGEEHKFVRRKTLKPGKVALISGGGSGHEPLHGGLVGHGMLDAACPGQVFTSPTPDQMLAAAQAVDTGAGCLFIVKNYEGDVMNFDMAAEMLDGVLQVVTNDDVAVENSSYTTGRRGVAGTLVVEKIVGAAAEQGMALPELKAIGDRVNAATRSMGVALTSCTVPAAGKPTFEIGDSEMEFGVGIHGEPGRRRDALKSADAIAEEICAAILGDLGDRAKGPALLFINGFGGTPSMELYLMYNSAREIFESNGVTVARSLVGSYVTSLDMAGCSITLTMLDDETTALWDAPVHTAALRWGM, from the coding sequence ATGAAGAAATTCATAAACGCGGTGGACACGGTGCTGACCGAAAGCCTCGACGGTTTCGTCGCCGCCCATTCCGACATCCTGACGCTCGGCGAGGAGCACAAATTCGTTCGCCGCAAGACGCTCAAGCCGGGCAAGGTGGCGCTGATCTCGGGTGGCGGCTCCGGCCATGAGCCGCTGCATGGCGGGCTGGTCGGCCACGGCATGCTGGACGCCGCCTGCCCCGGCCAGGTCTTCACCTCGCCGACGCCGGACCAGATGCTGGCTGCCGCCCAGGCCGTCGACACCGGCGCCGGTTGCCTGTTCATCGTCAAGAACTACGAAGGCGACGTGATGAACTTCGACATGGCGGCCGAAATGTTGGACGGCGTGCTGCAGGTGGTGACCAATGACGACGTCGCGGTCGAGAATTCGTCCTACACGACCGGGCGGCGCGGCGTCGCCGGCACGCTGGTGGTGGAAAAGATCGTCGGCGCCGCGGCCGAGCAAGGCATGGCGCTGCCCGAGCTCAAGGCAATCGGCGATCGCGTCAACGCGGCGACGCGCTCGATGGGCGTGGCGCTGACCAGCTGCACCGTGCCGGCGGCGGGCAAGCCGACTTTCGAGATCGGCGACAGCGAGATGGAGTTCGGCGTCGGCATCCATGGCGAGCCCGGCAGGCGACGCGACGCGCTGAAGAGCGCTGACGCCATCGCCGAGGAGATCTGCGCGGCGATCCTCGGCGATCTTGGCGACCGCGCCAAGGGGCCGGCTCTGCTGTTCATCAACGGTTTCGGCGGCACGCCGTCGATGGAGCTTTACCTGATGTACAACAGCGCCCGCGAAATCTTCGAGAGCAACGGTGTGACGGTGGCCCGCTCGCTGGTCGGCTCCTACGTCACCTCGCTCGACATGGCTGGATGCTCGATCACGCTGACGATGCTCGACGACGAGACGACGGCGCTGTGGGACGCCCCGGTGCATACGGCGGCGCTGCGCTGGGGGATGTAG
- a CDS encoding nucleotidyltransferase family protein — protein sequence MLPPLSPADEKLLLDFADPEVPADRGRNLSASSLTALLANAEFHGVLPIMLRKLREIGDASLPEDAVPRQKLSELRDQATLVTGQSMLLQYHGDRIMKALAAKGIPARIVKGPVFARKLYHHAADRPFTDIDILVGPASIGEANSVISGCGFKLASGEAESHELQEFKWLEKENSSLLIELHGNLVHDTGMRRRLSLGFRELEIIDGGEANTPAALLTIAIVHAAGGHKFHRLQLCVDVLQGVRALQSPEAEARLLETARMTGIELELATVLNVTGRLFEEPRAIELANRIKPDLSIRLAKWLITGNMLLRVNSRDKMRSRLSRDAFRWVQRLARPRPYPA from the coding sequence ATGCTGCCACCGCTTTCGCCTGCCGATGAAAAACTGCTGCTCGACTTTGCCGACCCCGAGGTGCCGGCCGACCGTGGCCGGAATCTTTCGGCAAGCAGCTTGACGGCGCTGCTCGCCAATGCCGAATTCCACGGCGTGCTGCCGATCATGCTGCGCAAGCTCCGGGAAATCGGCGACGCCAGCCTGCCGGAAGATGCCGTCCCGCGGCAGAAGCTCTCCGAGCTGCGCGATCAGGCGACGCTGGTGACCGGGCAGTCGATGCTGCTGCAATATCACGGCGACCGGATCATGAAGGCGCTGGCGGCGAAGGGCATTCCCGCCCGCATCGTCAAAGGTCCGGTGTTCGCGCGAAAACTCTATCACCATGCCGCCGACCGGCCGTTCACCGACATCGACATTTTGGTCGGTCCCGCCAGCATCGGCGAGGCCAATAGCGTCATTTCCGGCTGCGGCTTCAAGCTTGCCAGCGGCGAGGCGGAATCGCATGAGTTGCAGGAGTTCAAGTGGCTGGAGAAGGAGAACTCCAGCCTGCTGATAGAGCTGCACGGCAACCTGGTGCACGACACAGGCATGCGGCGGCGGCTGTCGCTCGGCTTTCGCGAGTTGGAAATCATCGACGGCGGCGAGGCCAATACGCCGGCGGCGCTGCTCACCATCGCCATCGTTCACGCCGCCGGCGGCCACAAATTCCACCGGCTGCAGCTTTGCGTCGACGTGTTGCAGGGCGTGCGTGCGCTGCAGTCGCCGGAGGCGGAAGCGCGCCTGCTCGAGACCGCGCGCATGACCGGCATCGAGCTCGAGCTGGCGACCGTCCTCAACGTGACCGGACGCCTGTTCGAGGAACCGCGCGCGATCGAGCTCGCCAACCGCATCAAGCCCGATCTTTCAATACGGCTCGCCAAGTGGCTGATCACCGGGAACATGCTGCTCAGGGTCAATTCACGGGACAAGATGCGCTCGCGCCTCAGCCGCGACGCCTTCCGCTGGGTCCAGCGGTTGGCCCGGCCGAGGCCCTATCCGGCCTGA
- a CDS encoding serine kinase, protein MTGAATSFRYDLDGQVIGISVERAELWPSFDLMLGTLRVDEAVDPGFRIDIRETSALPENPAGKLAFDGEVPLDGHCRIIDAGDIVHLVFPGLQTASIHACEGSAEIRVHPDSKVKWTLLMMVLDAALDAAGQHMLHTAGLTLPGREALVLIHAPSGTGKSTTSMALASLGFGLCSDDVMILGAKAGGVTAWGMPRKVKIHRNTAAMLPFLAPCLGDKWDAEGEQAVPLERLAEIIRVEDVRARPVAALLHLARSADGQTRLMPMARTDAMVALATDNVRTGMTGLLPMQKRRMATIAALVKAVPTFTLEVGSRPEDTAALIRAVLDQA, encoded by the coding sequence TTGACCGGAGCGGCAACCAGCTTCCGCTATGACCTCGACGGCCAGGTCATCGGCATATCGGTAGAGCGCGCCGAGCTTTGGCCGAGCTTCGACCTGATGCTCGGCACCTTGCGTGTCGATGAAGCGGTCGACCCCGGTTTTCGCATCGATATCCGCGAAACGTCGGCGCTGCCGGAAAACCCGGCGGGCAAGCTCGCCTTCGACGGCGAGGTGCCGCTGGACGGCCATTGCCGGATCATCGACGCCGGAGACATCGTCCATCTGGTCTTTCCCGGCCTGCAGACGGCCTCGATCCATGCCTGTGAGGGCTCGGCCGAAATCCGCGTTCATCCCGACAGCAAGGTCAAATGGACGCTGCTGATGATGGTGCTGGATGCCGCGCTGGATGCTGCCGGGCAGCACATGCTCCATACCGCCGGCCTGACGCTGCCTGGCCGCGAGGCGCTGGTGCTGATCCACGCGCCGAGCGGCACCGGCAAGTCGACGACGTCGATGGCGCTGGCGTCGCTGGGCTTTGGCCTTTGCTCGGACGATGTCATGATCCTCGGCGCGAAAGCAGGGGGCGTCACGGCCTGGGGCATGCCGCGCAAGGTGAAGATCCATCGCAACACCGCGGCGATGCTGCCATTCCTCGCTCCCTGCCTCGGCGACAAATGGGACGCCGAGGGTGAGCAGGCCGTCCCGCTGGAGCGTCTTGCCGAGATCATCCGCGTCGAGGATGTGCGCGCGAGACCGGTCGCGGCGCTCTTGCATCTGGCGCGCTCGGCCGACGGCCAGACCAGGCTCATGCCCATGGCCAGGACCGATGCGATGGTTGCGCTTGCCACCGACAACGTCAGGACCGGCATGACCGGCCTCTTGCCGATGCAGAAACGGCGCATGGCGACGATCGCGGCGCTGGTCAAGGCAGTCCCGACCTTCACCCTGGAAGTCGGCTCGAGGCCGGAGGACACGGCGGCGTTGATCCGCGCCGTGCTTGATCAGGCTTAG
- a CDS encoding lasso peptide biosynthesis B2 protein translates to MADGPFLRTVFRTHLWLSARLLPVLVARRDFESVLKLAPLRLPTPYRGLPWRYIVARVNRTVRRPWLMRDRRCLREGLLGFRFLRMAGFDPDLHFGVDAKSMHEPRLSAHCWVCLDGKPVVSDSLPDMVEIYRHPGGSVKARAA, encoded by the coding sequence ATGGCCGACGGACCGTTCCTGCGCACCGTTTTTCGCACCCATCTGTGGCTCAGCGCCCGCTTGCTTCCGGTGCTGGTCGCCCGGCGCGATTTCGAAAGCGTGCTGAAATTGGCGCCGCTGCGATTGCCCACACCCTATCGCGGTCTGCCATGGAGGTACATCGTCGCCCGGGTCAACCGAACGGTCCGGCGCCCTTGGCTCATGCGCGACCGCAGATGCCTCAGGGAAGGGCTGCTCGGTTTCCGCTTTCTGCGCATGGCCGGTTTCGACCCCGACCTGCACTTCGGTGTCGATGCCAAATCGATGCACGAGCCGCGCCTGTCGGCGCATTGCTGGGTCTGCCTCGACGGCAAGCCTGTGGTCAGCGACAGCCTTCCCGACATGGTTGAAATCTATCGCCATCCCGGCGGCAGCGTGAAGGCGCGCGCCGCTTGA
- a CDS encoding PqqD family protein: MAEIGSETVLRMAEDASVQHVGDGAVVLLARSGQLYTCNGTTEAFLDKVDGARSLDQIVDLLSDEFEVDKATLDEDIAALAAELVAEGILADPGA; this comes from the coding sequence ATGGCTGAAATCGGTTCTGAAACGGTTCTGCGGATGGCGGAAGACGCCTCCGTGCAGCATGTCGGCGACGGCGCCGTCGTGCTTCTGGCGCGCAGCGGCCAGCTCTACACCTGCAACGGCACCACCGAAGCCTTCCTCGACAAGGTCGATGGCGCGCGCAGCCTTGACCAGATCGTCGACCTGCTGTCGGACGAATTCGAAGTCGACAAGGCCACGCTCGATGAGGATATCGCCGCCCTTGCCGCCGAACTGGTGGCCGAAGGCATCCTTGCCGACCCGGGCGCGTGA
- a CDS encoding putative RiPP precursor, producing the protein MKRTYEKPLLVKRETLSKVVAAPSGPIGPAG; encoded by the coding sequence ATGAAGAGAACCTACGAAAAGCCGCTGTTGGTCAAGCGCGAGACGCTGTCGAAGGTCGTTGCCGCCCCGAGTGGCCCGATCGGTCCGGCCGGCTGA
- a CDS encoding propionyl-CoA synthetase: MASRYREVYEGWKRDPAGFWAEAAKAIDWYSPAESVFDPAAGVYGRWFVGASCNTCYNALDRHVAGGRADQLALIHDSAITGTIRKFTYAELKREVVALASVLRHRGIGRGDRVIIYMPMVAEAAIAMLACSRIGAVHSVVFGGFASHELATRIDDAKPKLIVTASCGLEPGRVVAYKPLLDKAVEMSKHKPDACLILQREQLRCEMKDNYDFDYADAVARERAAGANVDCVPVLATDPLYIIYTSGTTGQPKGIVRDNGGHMVALKWTMDNEFGVKPGEVFWAASDVGWVVGHSYIVYGPLLHGATSVLFEGKPVGTPDAGTYWRVISEHGVVALFTAPTAFRAIKGQDPRGEFVPKYDLSKFRTLFLAGERADPETIKWAEQKLNRPVIDHWWQTETGSPMTINPAGLGLLPVKYGSPGVPMPGYDIRILDDAGHEVPRGTLGNVVVKLPLPPGCLPTLWNADARFRQAYLEEFPGFYKTADAGMMDEDGYLYVMARTDDIINVAGHRLSTGAMEEVLAAHPDVAECAVIGIADAMKGQVPLGFVVLNAGVSRDTGAIESEVVGLVRERIGPVAAFKTVVTIKRLPKTRSGKILRGTMQKIADKEDWTMPATIDDPAILDEITAALKGRGIGI; encoded by the coding sequence ATGGCCTCACGCTACCGCGAAGTCTATGAGGGCTGGAAACGCGACCCTGCGGGGTTCTGGGCCGAGGCGGCCAAGGCGATCGACTGGTATTCGCCGGCCGAAAGCGTCTTCGACCCGGCGGCCGGCGTCTACGGCCGCTGGTTCGTCGGCGCCTCTTGCAACACCTGCTACAACGCCCTCGACCGCCATGTCGCCGGCGGCCGCGCCGACCAGCTGGCGCTGATCCATGACAGCGCGATTACCGGCACGATCCGGAAATTCACCTATGCCGAACTGAAGCGCGAGGTCGTCGCGCTGGCCTCGGTGCTGAGGCATCGCGGCATCGGCAGGGGCGACCGCGTCATCATCTATATGCCGATGGTGGCGGAGGCGGCTATCGCCATGCTCGCCTGTTCCCGCATCGGCGCCGTTCATTCGGTGGTCTTTGGCGGCTTCGCCTCGCATGAGCTCGCCACCCGCATCGACGACGCCAAGCCGAAGCTGATCGTCACCGCCTCCTGCGGCCTGGAGCCCGGCCGCGTCGTCGCCTACAAGCCGCTGCTCGACAAGGCGGTCGAGATGTCGAAGCACAAGCCCGACGCCTGCCTGATCCTGCAGCGCGAGCAGCTGCGCTGCGAGATGAAGGACAATTACGACTTCGACTATGCCGACGCGGTTGCCCGCGAGCGGGCGGCGGGAGCCAATGTCGACTGCGTGCCGGTCTTGGCCACCGACCCGCTCTACATCATCTACACCTCCGGTACTACCGGGCAGCCGAAGGGCATCGTGCGCGACAATGGCGGCCACATGGTCGCGCTGAAATGGACGATGGACAACGAGTTCGGCGTCAAGCCGGGCGAGGTGTTCTGGGCGGCCTCCGACGTCGGCTGGGTGGTCGGCCATTCCTACATCGTCTACGGGCCGCTGCTGCATGGCGCGACCAGCGTGCTTTTCGAGGGCAAGCCGGTCGGCACGCCGGACGCCGGCACCTACTGGCGGGTGATCTCGGAGCACGGCGTGGTCGCGCTGTTCACCGCGCCGACCGCCTTCCGCGCCATCAAGGGTCAGGATCCGCGCGGCGAGTTCGTGCCGAAATACGACCTGTCGAAATTCCGCACGCTGTTCCTTGCCGGCGAGCGCGCCGACCCCGAAACCATCAAATGGGCCGAGCAGAAGCTCAACCGTCCGGTGATCGACCATTGGTGGCAGACCGAGACCGGCTCGCCGATGACGATCAACCCGGCGGGCCTCGGGCTGTTGCCGGTGAAATACGGCTCGCCGGGCGTGCCAATGCCGGGCTATGACATCCGCATCCTCGACGATGCCGGCCATGAAGTACCCCGCGGCACGCTCGGCAATGTCGTGGTCAAGCTGCCGCTGCCCCCCGGCTGCCTGCCGACGCTCTGGAATGCCGATGCCCGCTTCCGGCAAGCCTATCTCGAGGAGTTCCCCGGCTTCTACAAGACAGCCGACGCCGGCATGATGGACGAGGACGGCTACCTCTATGTCATGGCCCGCACCGACGACATCATCAATGTCGCCGGCCACCGGCTCTCGACCGGTGCGATGGAGGAGGTGCTGGCCGCGCACCCCGACGTCGCCGAATGCGCCGTCATCGGCATCGCCGACGCGATGAAGGGCCAGGTGCCGCTCGGCTTCGTCGTGCTCAATGCCGGCGTGTCGCGCGACACCGGCGCCATCGAAAGCGAAGTCGTGGGGCTAGTGCGCGAACGGATCGGTCCGGTCGCCGCCTTCAAGACGGTGGTGACCATCAAGCGGCTGCCGAAGACGCGCTCCGGCAAGATCCTGCGCGGCACGATGCAGAAGATCGCCGACAAGGAGGACTGGACCATGCCGGCGACGATCGACGATCCGGCGATCCTCGACGAGATCACGGCGGCGCTCAAAGGTCGCGGCATCGGGATCTAA
- a CDS encoding acyltransferase has translation MAQHKTTFGGVDILRFLAAVMVMFYHYGFWVWAFPDGVSARSTGGIPAHPEMAFVGSGWVGVQVFFVISGFVIAFSAENSTPLKFFEARVRRLAPAVWVCAPISAIVLLLVGLSWPTDAVVRLARTALFVPFEPWVDSVYWTLGIEIAFYAIVWILLRLGRFDLMEAIAVVIGLVSTLFWCLYFAFGWTDLAETRWLQLTLVHHGAFFAVGVLLWLMRFKAVTVPRLGFCALFLAGGVLQIVSSVDVHSIKVEAAMPYAPPIIIFLAAVALMAWSLRLDLSWRGWRRIGLMTYPLYLIHDVVGATMLGALIRAGVPYLVSIPIVGTAMIAASWLVAAEAEPRIRLLLDHTLFRYRLKVA, from the coding sequence ATGGCTCAGCACAAGACAACATTCGGCGGCGTCGACATATTGCGTTTCCTCGCCGCCGTCATGGTGATGTTCTATCACTATGGCTTCTGGGTATGGGCATTTCCCGACGGCGTCTCGGCGCGCTCGACCGGCGGCATCCCGGCCCATCCCGAGATGGCCTTCGTCGGCTCCGGCTGGGTCGGCGTGCAGGTGTTCTTCGTCATCAGCGGCTTCGTCATCGCCTTCAGCGCCGAGAATTCGACGCCGCTGAAGTTCTTCGAGGCGCGCGTCAGGCGGCTGGCGCCGGCGGTCTGGGTCTGCGCGCCGATCTCGGCGATCGTGCTGCTGCTCGTCGGCCTGTCCTGGCCGACGGACGCCGTTGTGCGGCTTGCCCGCACGGCGTTGTTCGTGCCCTTCGAGCCATGGGTGGACAGCGTCTACTGGACGCTCGGCATCGAGATCGCCTTCTACGCCATCGTCTGGATCCTGCTCAGGCTTGGCCGATTCGACCTGATGGAGGCGATAGCCGTTGTCATCGGCCTCGTCAGCACGCTGTTCTGGTGCCTCTATTTCGCCTTCGGCTGGACCGATCTCGCGGAGACGCGCTGGCTGCAGCTCACCCTCGTGCATCATGGCGCTTTCTTCGCCGTCGGCGTGTTGCTGTGGCTGATGCGCTTCAAGGCGGTGACCGTTCCGCGCCTCGGCTTCTGCGCCCTGTTCCTTGCCGGCGGGGTTTTGCAGATCGTCAGCTCGGTCGACGTGCACAGCATCAAGGTGGAGGCGGCGATGCCCTACGCGCCGCCGATCATCATCTTCCTGGCCGCGGTGGCGCTGATGGCTTGGTCGCTGCGCCTCGATCTTTCCTGGCGCGGCTGGCGCCGGATCGGGCTGATGACCTATCCGCTCTACCTTATTCACGACGTCGTCGGCGCGACGATGCTCGGCGCGCTGATCCGGGCGGGCGTGCCCTACCTCGTCTCGATCCCGATCGTCGGCACCGCCATGATCGCGGCAAGCTGGCTGGTGGCGGCCGAGGCCGAGCCGCGCATCCGGCTGTTGCTCGACCACACGCTGTTCCGCTACCGGCTGAAGGTCGCCTGA
- a CDS encoding metallophosphoesterase family protein, with protein MPRERLVMDMRDTVVYAIGDVHGCYDELRALEQKILLDAQRFRGRKVIIMLGDYIDRGPNSRRVLEHLMAPAPKGFLRVCLAGNHEVAMLNYLDGSLSREPWLAVGGRETLYSYGIDPAHLANLYASSEEVDERIREAIPVGHTGFLRTLPVMVCSDEFVFVHAGIRPGIALEEQDEADLLNIRSDFLAAAHRLDHWVVHGHTIVDTPTLDGRRLGIDTGAFQSGRLTALRIVGRYGRLLSSRD; from the coding sequence GTGCCGCGCGAACGGCTGGTGATGGATATGCGCGACACGGTGGTCTACGCGATCGGCGACGTGCATGGCTGCTATGACGAGTTGCGCGCGCTGGAGCAGAAGATCCTGCTCGACGCGCAGCGATTCCGTGGTCGCAAGGTCATCATCATGCTTGGCGACTATATCGACCGCGGGCCCAATTCGCGCCGCGTGCTCGAGCATCTGATGGCGCCGGCGCCAAAAGGCTTCCTGCGCGTCTGCCTGGCCGGCAACCACGAAGTGGCGATGCTCAACTATCTTGACGGCTCGCTGTCGCGCGAGCCATGGCTCGCGGTCGGCGGACGGGAGACCCTCTATTCCTATGGCATCGATCCGGCGCATCTCGCCAATCTCTACGCTTCAAGCGAAGAGGTCGACGAGCGCATCCGCGAGGCGATACCTGTCGGCCATACCGGCTTCCTGCGTACGCTGCCGGTAATGGTCTGCTCGGATGAGTTCGTGTTCGTGCATGCCGGCATCCGGCCCGGGATCGCGCTCGAGGAGCAGGACGAGGCCGACCTGCTCAACATCCGGTCGGATTTCCTGGCGGCGGCGCACCGCCTCGACCATTGGGTCGTGCATGGGCACACGATCGTGGACACACCAACGCTCGACGGGCGCCGGCTCGGCATCGACACGGGCGCCTTCCAGAGCGGCCGGCTGACCGCCCTCAGGATCGTGGGCAGATATGGACGGCTGCTGTCGTCCCGGGATTGA